GCGATCGCTACTGGAGCAAAACCTTCATCGAGGCCAAACGCGCGCTCGCCATGGCGCCGACCACGATCTCGCGCAATTGATTTGATATCAAAATGCTGTACTCTCGCACGGCGGCGTAGCTGAAAAAAGCTCGCCGCCGTGCGCATTTACAGAAAGCGTCTAATCTAAATTCTCAACTCTTTTTACCTTCGGCTGCGGCCGGAGGGTTCCTGACAGGACGTTCACATCATGGCGATGTTGGCGCGCTTCGCACTGCTCTCCTTCCTGGCCCTGCTCGCGGCCTGCTCCGGCCGTGCGCCTGCTCCGGCGCCCATGGCCAAGCCTCCCATGGTGTTCAATCAATCAGTTTCGTCGCCAGCGGCGGACGATGTCCTGTTCCGGGCCATCGGGCTGGTGGGCACGCCCTACCGCTGGGGCGGCAATACACCGGATTCCGGGTTCGATTGCAGTGGGCTGATCGGCTATGTCTACCGTGATGCGGCGGGTATCAGCCTGCCGCGCTCGACCCGGGAGATGATCGTCATGCGCGCACCCAACGTGGACATCAATGCGCTGCAGTCCGGAGACCTGGTGTTCTTCGCCACCAGTGGCGGTTCGCAGGTCAGCCATGCCGGCATCTATGTCGGTGAGGGGCGTTTCGTACACGCACCCTCAACCGGTGGGACCGTGCGCCTGGACTACCTCTCCAACAGCTACTGGGCCAAATCCTACCTGCAGGCCAAGCGTGTCTTGCCGCCAGGGCATCTGGCGCAGAATCCCTGATACCCGATGGCATTCCACTGCGTTTGTAGGAGCGGCTTTAGCCGCGATGAAGGCAGCGCGGTGTCCGGCGCCCGTTTCATGGGTGATCGCGGCTAAAGCCGCTCCTACAGAAGTCGTATCAGAGAATGGGTTTGATCTTGCTCAATGAGAGCGGGTAACCCCACAAACATCTACCGCGTCTTCTGCTGCCCACATAGCCAGGATGTCCGTCTCATAACGACATCCTGGGAGTACTCATGAGCAGCATCAAGGACCGCGTGGCGCGCAGCCTCGACGCATTGGAAGCAGGGCGGCCACTGGTTCGCCTGGTGGATGAGATCATTCGCGAATACCCAGACCCGTATGTGCTGGCCACCCAGCATGCGCAGCGCATCGTGCGCAAGCATACGGGCAAGGCGATCGATCCGCGCTTCATCTGGTGGCATCAGTTCGAAACGGCCAGCACCAGTCATCGCAGTTTCACCGGCTGGCAGCACAGTGGCCCGCCGCAGAAATCGCTGCACCTGGTCGAGTTGGTGATCAAGCGCTTCGATGCCAGGTTCCAGGAAGCGCCCGATGAACTCGACCTGTATGGCGGCTTTTATCGCCAAGGGCGGCAAGCCAAGCATTTCGACGAGCGCAACGAAGTGGCCATGCTTGGCAGCAAGGTCCAGGAAGATTTGTGGGCATTGGATTTCGCGGTGGCCTATCGCGCCGATATCGTCCGCTTCTGGAATGCCTACTCGCAACATTTTCGCGTATTGGCCAAGATCAACATGCTGGGGCAGGGCGCGATGGCCGCTCGCTCCGCTCGAATCAGCCGGAGTGACTGGGAGCAGTTGCGGGCGATGGTCGCCGACGGCCTGGTCGATGGTGTGCTGCCGACACTGGCCAAGCTCAAGCAGGACAGCACCGCAAGCCCGTTGCCTGTCAGCCGTTATGTACTCGATCAAGGTGATCGGGGCTGTCTCTACAGTTTTGCGATGGCCGGTGGTCGAATCCTGTTATATCGGCCCTGGGCCAGTGAAGCGTTCAAGAGCTTTGCCTCGGAGCGGGTCATGGCCGGGTGGTTGCGTGAGCAACTGCAGGATGCGGATACCCTGAACAGTTATGTCAAGGCAGCCCATACCGATGCTCGCGACCCTTCACGTGCCCACTCGGTCCGGACCCACCTGAAAAGTCTGGCTGACAGTGCCTCCGAAGAGGCGGCGCTGGTCCTGCTCGATTACCTGAAACGATCGATCACAGTCGATATATTCACTCACTTGGCCAGCCAGGCCACTACCGAGATGAACGACAACGCCACGGCGATGCTGGGCAACGCCGAGTTACGCAAGGCGATGTGGAGCGGTTATCTCTCGGCGTTCATCAAGGTCTTTGGCGGCTTCGCGCCGATCGGCTGGCCAATGACGCTGATGCTGCTGGGGGCCAGCCTCGGCAAGGTGGGCCTGGATATCGAGGCGGCCATGCATGCTGCGGACGAACAGAGCCGCAAGAGCGCATTGCGCGAAGCCATGCTCGACAGTCTTTTCGCCGCCCTGAACATGACTGACCTGGGATTTGAGTCGAGCTTTGCCTCGCTGGCCTACAAGGCACCGCCCGACGAGGTGGGGGCCAATCTGAGTCAATGGGAAGTATCCACGTCCACCACGCTTGCGGTTGAGGGTGGCGAGAGCAATCAGTTGATCACTGGCGATTTGGGGCGCTCCGGACGTCTGCGAGGCATCAGGGTCGGCTCCGACGGCAGTTGCTGGATTGTCCTCGACGGTTTGTCGTATCGGGTGCGCTACAACCATGACTTGCAGGTCTGGCAGGTTGTGCCGGCCCACAATCCGTTCGCCTTCGGGCCCCTGTATCCGGTGCGTCTGAGCGAATCCAACGAGTGGAAGTTGCTGGTGCCGCCACGTCTGGTCGGTGGCGCACCACCGGTGGTAGAGCACATGCCCAGCACCATGTCGCGGTTCTGGAACCGTCACCTTACCGTCGATTCTGCTCGCAGCGGAGCGTCTGCCGCCAATGCGCTGCGCCGCCAGAAAGCGTTGCTGGAGTCACGCTCGATTCCGCAGCTGGCGCGTGATCAGGTGCCTGACCTGGATGAGCGCGGCCTGGATTGTGTGCAGGTCGATGGCGTGGCGCAATACTCGTACCGCTACGACCGGCAGTACTTCAACTCCTTGATCGAGTACTACACCAGCGATGAGTCGAAGGTTAACGACGTGTTCCGCTCTGGTACCTATCGATACGATGACGAGGACGAATACATCGTTGATCTCGTCGATACCCTGGACCAGTTGCCCAAAAGCAACGAAGTGAATCTCTATCGCGCAGGCAATGGTACGCGGGGCACAAGCGGTCAGCACTTTCGTACCGGCCGCCTAAAGCTGGGTGATGTGCTGGTCAACACCGACCTGACTTCATTCACGGAGAATCCCTACAAAGTCGCCGAATTTGCGTCCGCGCCTTCCTTGAATGCGCCCGGGAATCTGCCAGGCGTGTTCGATGACACATCGGTGGTGTTCGAGCTACCCATGAGTCATTACCAGGACGGTACCCCGATCAGTGCGTTTTCCCTTTATTGGGATGAGGGCGAGACACTATTCCAGCCAGGTCATTACTTCCGGATCGATAACTTGGAGCAGGTCTACGGCGAGCACTACCGTTTCATTCACGTCACCCTGCGCCAAGTGCCCAAGCCGGCCTCGGGGCCTGTCTACGATCTGCGCACAGGCTTGCTGTTCGACAGTGAGGTGTTCAAGGCGCGTTTGCATACGCCAGAACTGGCGGAGCGCTTCTTCCCGGCGGTTGAGCCGCAAGCCGCGCCCGTTGACTCTGCGGTGGTCAGGCCTGCTTGAGTAACAGCGCCACCCCGGGATAGTACTGCCCCAGTTCGTTGTGCAACTTGCGGTAGGCGTAGGGGAAATACCAAGCCAGGGCGCAGGCCGTGTGTTTCTGCAGGTCGTCCACCAGGTCCTGCAGTTCTTCAGGGCTGGCGTGCTGGCCGGCCTTCCAGGGGGTGACGAATAGCGCGCCAGCCTTGAGCTGGCTGGCATAGGCAATAGGCTTGGCCAGGGTGGCGGTCTCCTGCAGGGCTGCCGTCAGGTCCAGGCGGGCGATACGGGGCCAGCGTTGGCTGGCGTGCAGGTGCACGGTTGCGTCGGCGCTGCTGATCGACAGGTCACAGCGCCCCTCGCGTTCACCCTCGTCGCGTTGCTTCTTGCTCGCATACTGCTCCAGCGCCACCAGCTCCCCTTGCCAGGCAGCCGCCGCGAGCACGCCGACGTTGGCGGCCGCGCCATGCCAGTAGGGCGCTTCGTTGTCACCCTGGATCTGGTTGAAGCGGTCGATGCAGTCGACCCAGCGTTCGAGGGCCGGGCGCAGGAACTCCAGGCTCGGGTTGTTGATGATCAGGCCTTGCATGCTGCGCTCTCCTTGTCATTGTGATCGAGGTCAGCCCAAATGGTGGCTATGTGATATCACTGCTTTGATTGTGGCACAAGCTGGCGGATCGGCCATTGATCCATGCCAGATCGGCCCTCGTTCGATTGACGCTCCCAGTACAACCCTCTAACCTTCGCGGCGTGTTTCAGGTGCCCTGTGAACCCAGGTTCGGCAGGGTGAAACTGGGAAGCCGGTGGGCGCCAGCAAGGTGCGATTCCGGCGCTGCCCCCGCAACGGTAGATGAGTCGACGGCTGCGCAAGGCCACTGGATTTCGTGATCCGGGAAGGCGCACGGCCCGGGCATGGCCCCACTCATGAGCCCGGAGACCGGCCTGTCACTGCCAACGGCATCACGGAGGGTGATGCGCGGAGCGATGTGGCCTGCGCCACGGTCCCTGCGCGTTCTCCGTCTGCCCGCCTATTACCTGTCACCCGCTGGTGGCAGCCTGCGGAGAACCCTGATGAGCGAATCCACCGACCGCGACGAACGCCACCTGGCGCGCATGCAGCGCAAGAAGGCGATCATCGACGAGCGCATTGCCAATTCCCCCAACGAGTGCGGCCTGCTGCTGGTGCTGACCGGCAATGGCAAGGGCAAGAGCAGTTCGGCCTTCGGCATGCTTGCCCGTGCCTTGGGCCACGGCATGCAGTGTGGCGTGGTGCAGTTCATCAAGGGCCGCAACAGCACCGGCGAGGAGTTGTTCTTCCGCCGTTTCCCCGAGCAGGTGCGCTACCACGTGATGGGCGAGGGTTTCACCTGGGAGACCCAGGACCGCCAGCGCGACATCGCCGCCGCCGAGGCCGCCTGGGCCGTGTCGCGCCAACTGCTGCAGGATCCAACGATCCAGTTCGTCGTGCTCGATGAATTGAATATCGCCCTCAAGCACGGTTACCTCGACCTCGACCAGGTACTTTCGGATATCCAGGCGCGCCCGCCGATGCAGCATGTGATCGTCACCGGCCGCGCAGCCAAGCCCGAGATGATCGAACTGGCCGATACCGTGACCGAGATGGGCATGCTCAAGCATGCGTTCCAGGCCGGTATCCGCGCGCAGAAGGGCGTCGAACTGTGAGTGACGCTCGCCACTGCCCGGCGGTACTGATTGCCGCGCCGGCTTCCGGCCAGGGCAAGACCACGGTCACCGCCGCCCTGGCCCGCCTGCACCGCAACCTTGGGCGCAAGGTGCGGGTGTTCAAGTGTGGGCCGGACTTCCTCGACCCGATGATCCTCGAACGTGCCAGCGGCGCGCCGGTCTACCAGTTGGACCTGTGGATGATCGGCGCCGATGAGAGTCGCCGCTTGCTGTGGGAGGCGGCCGGTGAGGCCGACCTGATCCTGATCGAAGGCGTGATGGGGCTGTTCGACGGCACCCCGTCGAGCGCCGACCTGGCGCGCCACTTCGGTGTGCCGGTGCTGGCGGTGATCGACGGCACGGCGATGGCCCAGACCTTCGGTGCCCTGGCCCTGGGGCTGGCGCGTTACCAGCCCGACCTGCCGTTCGCCGGCGTGTTGGCCAACCGGGTCGGCAGCCTGCGTCATGCGCAGTTGCTCCAAGGCAGCCTGACCGAGGGGTTGCGCTGGTACGGCGGGCTGTCCCGCGAGCGCGGCATCGAATTGCCCAGCCGTCATCTCGGCTTGGTGCAGGCCAGCGAGCTGAATGACCTGGATACGCGCCTGGATGCCGCCGCCGAGGCACTGGGTGCCAGTTGCGATGCGGCCTTGCCGCCACCGGTGGGGTTTGCCGCGCCGGAGCGGGCAGGTAGCGAGGCTTCACTGGCCGGAGTGCGCGTTGGCGTGGCCCGCGACGAAGCCTTCGCCTTCACCTATGGCGCCAACCTTGAGCTATTGCGCAATCTTGGCGCACAGATCGAATTCTTCTCGCCGCTGCATGACCGTGAGCTGCCAGTAGTGGACAGCCTGTACCTGCCAGGCGGCTACCCGGAGCTGCATCATCATGCCCTGGCGGCCAATGCGCCCATGCTTGAGGCGATCCGCAGCCACCATGGGCAAGGCAAGCCCTTGCTGGCCGAATGCGGTGGCATGCTTTATCTGCTCGACGCGCTGACTGACGTGGCGGGCGAGCGGGCCCCGCTGCTCGGCCTGCTGCCGGGCGAGGCGACCATGCAGAAACGCCTGGCGGCGCTGGCCCTGCAAGCGGTCGAGCTGCCGGAAGGCACCCTGCGCGGGCATACCTACCACCACTCGCTGACCGAGACGGTGCTCGAACCGATTGCCCGTGGCCTGAGCCCCAATGGCGGGCGCGGCAACGAAGCGGTCTACCGCCTGGGGCGCTTGACCGCGTCCTACGTGCATTTCTACTTCCCTTCTAACCCCGATGCGGCGGCGGCGCTGCTGCGACCATGAACGAACATGCCTACAGCGAGGCCGAGCGCGCGGCCATCTACCGCGCCATCGGCGAGCGTCGCGACATGCGCCATTTCGCCGGTGGCGAGGTCGCGCCGGAGCTGCTCGGCCGGCTGCTGGCCGCCGCTCACCAGGCCCCCAGCGTCGGCTTGATGCAGCCATGGCGTTTCATCCGTATCAGCCAGCGCGACCTGCGCACGCGCATACAGGCGCTGGTGGAAGAGGAGCGCGTGCGTACCGCCGAGGCGCTGGGCGAGCGCGCCGATGAGTTCATGAAGCTCAAGGTCGAAGGGATCAGCGACTGCGCCGAGGTGCTGGTAGCCGCGTTGATGGACAACCGCGAGCCGCATATCTTCGGGCGCCGCACCCTGCCCGAGATGGACCTGGCCTCGCTGGCCTGCGCCATCCAGAACCTGTGGCTGGCGGCCCGTGCCGAAGGGCTGGGCATGGGCTGGGTTTCACTGTTCGATCCGCAGGCTTTGGCTGAGCTGCTGGGCATGCCGGCAGGCGCCAAGCCGGTGGCGGTGCTGTGCCTGGGGCCGGTGAGCGAATTCTACCCAGTGCCGATGCTGGTGCTGGAAGACTGGGCTGAGCAACGGCCGTTGCATGAAATGCTCTACGAGAACCAATGGGGAGACCGGCCATGAGCGTGGCCCTGCTGACGGTCGCAGGCGTGGCCCTGGATGCCTTGCTCGGCGAGCCGAAACGGCGGCATCCGCTGGTGGGCTTCGGCAACCTGGCCAAGAGCCTGGAGCGGCGCTTCAATGCCGGCGGCCGTGGCTGGCGCAGCCACGGCGTCAGTGCCTGGTTCCTGGCCGTGGTGCCACTGACCCTGGTGGCGTTGATCCTGTCCTGGCTGCCCTATATCGGCTGGATCGTCGATGTGCTGGCACTGTACTGCGCGCTTGGCCTGCGCAGCCTGGGCGAGCATGTACTGCCGGTGGCCCAGGCATTGCGCCAGGGCGATCTCGAAGAAGCGCGGCGACGGGTCGGCTACCTGGTCAGCCGCGAAACCCGCGAGCTGGACGAGCCCGCCGTGGCCCGGGCGGCCACCGAATCGGTGCTGGAGAACGGTAGTGATGCCGTGTTCGCCGCGCTGTTCTGGTTCGTGATCGCCGGAGCACCCGGTGTGGTGCTCTATCGCCTGAGCAACACCCTGGATGCCATGTGGGGCTATCGCAATGAGCGCTTCGAGCGCTTCGGTTGGTGCGCGGCGCGGATCGACGATGGGCTCAACTATATTCCCGCCCGGCTGGTGGCGCTGACCTACGCGCTGCTGGGCAAGACTCGGCTGGCCCTGAGCTGCTGGCGCCGGCAGGGACCGCAATGGGACAGTCCCAACGCCGGCCCGGTGATGGCATCTGGCGCGGGCGCACTGGGCGTGGAACTGGGTGGCCCGGCGGTCTATCACGGCGAGTTGCATGAGCGCCCTCGCCTGGGGGACGGGCCGATGGCCGATGCCGACGCCATCGGGCGTGGCTGGAGCCTGGTGCAGCGCGGTGTGTGGCTGTGGTTGCTGGTGATCTGCCTGGGAGGCTACGTGAATGCTTGAGCACGGTGGGCGCCTGCTGCGTGCGGTAAGACACTACGGGATCGCCCGTGAACACTGGCTCGACCTGTCCAGCGGCATCGCCCCGTGGAGCTACCCGATCCCCGCGATTGCACAGGATGCCTGGGCGCGCCTTCCGGAAACCGAGGACGGCCTGGAAGAGGCGGCGCGGCAGTACTATGGCGTACGCCAGTTGCTGGCGGTAGCCGGCTCCCAGGCGGCGATCCAGGCGCTACCGCATTTACGTGCGGCAGGCCGGGTCGGTGTGCTGTCGCCGTGTTATGCCGAGCATCCGCATGCCTGGCAGCGCGCCGGGCATACGCTCGTCGAACTGGACGAAGCCCAGGTGGAGGACGCGCTCGACAGCCTCGATGTGTTGCTGCTGGTCAACCCCAACAACCCCACCGGGCGCCGTTTCCCCCGCGATCAATTGCTGGCCTGGCACACGCGACTGGCCAACAGGGGTGGCTGGTTGCTGGTCGATGAAGCGTTCATGGACAACACGCCTGAACACAGCATCGTCGACTGCGCCGAGTGCCCCGGGCTGATCGTGTTGCGCTCGTTCGGCAAGTTTTTCGGGCTCGCTGGCGTGAGGCTTGGCTTCGTGGCCGCCGAAACGGCACTGTTGCAACAGCTGGCCGACCTGCTGGGGCCCTGGACGGTCAGCGGCCCGACGCGGATGATCGGCCAGGCCTGCTTCGCCGACATCGTCGCGCATCAAGGGCAGATCGAACGGTGTGCGCGGGCCAGCCAGCGCCTGGCCGCCATGCTGCAAAGCGCCGGCCTGGCGCCGAGCGGTGGTTGCGACCTGTTCCAGTACGTGCGCAGCGAACGCGCCGCGCATCTGCATGATTTTCTCGCCCGGCGTGGCATCCTCGTCCGCTTGTTCGAGCAGCCTCCCGCCGTGCGCCTGGGCCTGCCCGCCAGCGCGGCGGACGAACAACGCCTGGCCCAGGCCCTGGCGGACTACCAGAAGGATTCGGCATGACCACCCTCATGGTGCAAGGCACCACCTCCGATGCCGGCAAGAGCACGCTGGTCACCGCCCTGTGCCGCTGGCTGTTGCGCCAGGGTGTCGCCGTGGTGCCGTTCAAGCCGCAGAACATGGCACTCAACAGCGCGGTGACCGCCGACGGCGGCGAGATCGGCCGGGCCCAGGCGGTGCAGGCCCAGGCCTGTCGGCTGGCGCCGCATACCGACATGAACCCGGTGCTGCTCAAGCCCAACAGCGACACCGGCGCCCAGGTGATCGTGCACGGGCGCGCGGTCACCAGCATGAACGCCGTGGCCTATCACGACTACAAGGTCATCGCCATGCAGGCGGTGCTGGCTTCCCATGAACGCCTGCGCCAGGCCTATCCGGTGGTGATGGTGGAGGGGGCCGGCTCGCCCGCCGAAATCAATTTGCGCGCCGGTGATATCGCCAACATGGGTTTCGCCGAGGCCGTCGACTGCCCGGTGATCCTGATCGCCGATATCAACCGGGGTGGCGTGTTCGCCCATCTGGTCGGCACCCTGGAGCTGCTGTCGCCGAGCGAGCAGGCGCGGGTCAAGGGCTTTGTCATCAACCGTTTCCGGGGCGATATCGCCTTGCTGCAACCGGGCCTGGACTGGCTGGAACAGCGCACCGGCAAGCCGGTGCTGGGCGTGCTGCCCTATGTCACCGACCTGCACCTGGAGGCCGAGGACGCCATCGACGTGCGCCAGGCGGTCAAGGGCGAGCGTGTGCTCAAGGTGATCGTCCCGGTGTTGCCACGCATCAGCAACCACACCGACTTCGACCCCTTGCGCCTGCACCCGCAGGTGGACCTGCAGTTCATCGGCCCGGGCCAGCCGATCCCGCCCGCCGACCTGATCATCCTGCCCGGCTCCAAGAGCGTACGCGCCGACCTGTCGCAGCTGCGCGAGCGGGGCTGGGACAGTGCCATTGCCCGGCACCTTCGCTATGGCGGCAAGCTGATCGGCATCTGCGGCGGGTTGCAGATGCTCGGTCATGAAGTGCATGACCCGCTGGGCCTGGAAGGGGCGGCAGGCTCCAGCGCGGGGCTCGGCCTGCTCGACTACAGCACCGTGCTGGAAGCCGAGAAGCAGCTGCGCAATGTCGCCGGCACCCTCGGCCTGGAGCAGGCGCCGGTGTCCGGCTATGAGATCCATGCCGGTGTCACCCACGGCCCAGGCCTGGAGCATCCGGCCGTCCAGCTGGACGATGGCCGCAACGATGGCGCCATCAGCGCCGACGGCCAGATCCTCGCCACCTACCTGCACGGGCTGTTCGAAGGCAGCCAGTCGTGCGCCGCGCTGCTGCGCTGGGCCGGGCTCGCGGATGCCCAGGCCATCGACTACGAGGCCCTGCGCGAGCGCGATATCGAGCGCCTGGCCGACCTGGTGGAGCAGCACCTGGATACTGAACGCCTGCGCCAACTGTGCGGGGTGACCGCCGATGCGTAGCCTGATCCTCGGCGGTGCCCGCTCCGGCAAGAGCCGCCTGGCCGAACAGTTGGCCACGGACAGCCGCTTGCCGGTGACCTATATCGCCACCAGCGAACCCCAGGACGGCGAGATGAGCGAGCGTGTGCGCCTGCACCGCGAACGCCGCCCGACCGACTGGGGGTTGATCGAGGAGCCCCTGGCCCTGGCCACCGTGCTGCGCGCCGAGGCCGCTGAAGGGCGCTGCCTGCTGGTGGATTGCCTCACCTTGTGGTTGACCAACCTGCTGATGCTCGAAGATGACCAGCGCCTGGCCCAGGAGCGCGATGCGCTGCTCGACTGCCTGGAGCAACTGCCCGGCACGATCATCCTGGTCAGCAATGAAACCGGCCTGGGCGTGGTACCCATGGGCGAACTGACGCGACGCTATGTCGACCATTCCGGCCTGCTGCACCAGGCCGTGGCCGCGCGCTGCCAGCGCGTGGTGCTCACCGTGGCCGGCCTCCCTCTCATGCTCAAAGGACCTGCTCTATGACCCAGATGTGGTGGCGCGATGCCTGCCAACCCCTCGACACCGCCGCCATGGACCAGGCCCGTGCCCGTCAGCAGCAGCTGACCAAACCCACCGGCTCCCTCGGCCAGCTCGAAGGCCTGGCGATTCGCCTGGCCGGGTTGCAAGGGCGGGAGCGCCCCACCGTGGAACAGGTGGCAATCACGATATTCGCCGGTGACCATGGCGTGGTGGAGGAGGGCATCTCTGCCTATCCCCAAGCCGTGACCGGGCAGATGCTGCGTAACTTCGTCTCGGGTGGTGCGGCGATCAGCGTGCTGGCCCGCCAGTTGGAAGCAAGCCTGGAAGTGGTCGACCTCGGCACGGTCGACCCGTCGCTGGACCTGCCGGGCGTGCGCCATCTGCGCTTGGGCGCGGGGACTGGCAACTTTGCCCGTCAAGCAGCAATGACCGACGCCCAGTTGGCTGCCGCCTTGCAAGCGGGTCGCGACAGCGCCCTGCGTGCGCTCGAGCGGGGTGCCCAGCTGTTCATCGGCGGCGAGATGGGCATTGGCAACACCACGGCCGCCGCCGCCCTGGCCTGTACGCTGATGGGGTGCCCGGCGCGTGAGCTGAGCGGGCCAGGTACCGGCCTGGACAGCGCCGGTGTGCGGCACAAGGCCGAAGTGATCGAACGTGCCCTGGTGCTGCACGGCCTGCGTGCCGACGAGCCGCTGCGTGCCTTGGGCCATGTCGGCGGTTTCGAGATCGCCGCGCTGGTGGGCGCCTACCTGGCCTGTGCCCAGCACGGGCTGGCGGTGCTGGTCGATGGCTTCATCTGCAGCGTCGCTGCCCTGGTGGCGGTGCGCCTCAACCCGCAGTGCCAGCCTTGGCTGCTGTTCGCCCATCAGGGGGCTGAGCCTGGGCACAAGGCCTTGCTTGCCGCCTTGCACGCCGAGCCGCTGCTGGCCTTGGGGCTGCGCTTGGGCGAGGGCAGTGGCGCTGCCCTGGCCGTGCCGCTGATTCGCCTGGCCTGTGCCCTGCACGGGCAGATGGCGACCTTCGCCGAAGCCGCGGTGGCGGATCGCCCGGCATGATCCTCGACCTGCTGCGCCACGGCGAGACAGTGCTTGGTGGTGGCCTGCGTGGCAGCCTGGACGATGCCCTGACACCGCTAGGCTGGGCGCAGATGCGCCAGGCGGTGGCCGAGGCCGGCCCTTGGGATGTGCTGGTCAGCTCGCCGCTGCAACGCTGCGGGTTGTTCGCTGATGAGCTGGGCGCACGCCTGGGGCTGGCGGTGCAGCGTGAGGCGGATGTGCGCGAGCTGCATTTCGGTGACTGGGAAGGGCGCAGCGCCGCGCAGATCATGCAGGCCGAAGCCGATGCCCTTGGCCTGTTCTGGAGTGACCCCTATGCGTTCACGCCGCCCGGCGGCGAGCCGGTGCTGGCGTTTGCCGAACGGGTACAGGCGGCAGTCGCCAGGCTGGCGCGTCAGCATGCGGGCAGGCGTGTGTTGCTGGTCACCCATGGTGGCGTGATGCGCCTGCTGCTGGCACAGGCCCGTGGTTTGCCACGAGAGCAACTGCTGCAAGTCGAAGTCGGGCATGGCGCGTTGAAACGGCTGGTCTGCGAAGGCGACCAGTTGCGCGAGGTGGATTGAGATGCTGCCGTTCTGGATCGCCTTGCAGTTCCTCAGCAGCTTGCCGGTACGCCTGCCAGGCATGCCAACACCGAATGAGATGGGCCGCTCGCTGCTGTTCTATCCCGTGGTCGGGCTGCTGTTCGGCTTGCTGCTGTGGCTGGCCAGCCATCTGCTTCAGGGGGCGCCGGCGCCGCTGCATGCGGCATTGCTGCTGGCGCTGTGGGTGCTGCTCAGTGGTGCCTTGCACCTGGATGGCTTGGCCGACAGCGCCGATGCCTGGCTGGGCGGATTCGGTGATCGCGAGCGCACCCTGCAGATCATGAAGGATCCGCGCAGCGGGCCGATTGCCGTGGTCGTCCTGGTGCTGGTGCTGTTGCTGAAGTTTTGTGCGCTGTGGGTGCTGGTCGAGCGTGGTACGGGGGGCTGGTTGGTGCTGGCGCCTGTGGTCGGGCGGGCGGCGATGTTGGGTTTGTTCATGGGCACGCCCTATGTGCGCAAGGGTGGATTGGGGGCGGCCTTGGCCGAGCACCTGCCGCGCCGGGCCGCTGGGTGGGTGCTGCTGGGCAGCGTGCTGGGTTGCGTTGTGCTGGGGGGCTCGCCCGGGCTTTGGATGCTGCTGCTGTCGCTTGGGGTGTTCTTGTGGCTGCGGCGGCTGATGTGCAA
This genomic stretch from Pseudomonas entomophila L48 harbors:
- a CDS encoding histidine phosphatase family protein, giving the protein MILDLLRHGETVLGGGLRGSLDDALTPLGWAQMRQAVAEAGPWDVLVSSPLQRCGLFADELGARLGLAVQREADVRELHFGDWEGRSAAQIMQAEADALGLFWSDPYAFTPPGGEPVLAFAERVQAAVARLARQHAGRRVLLVTHGGVMRLLLAQARGLPREQLLQVEVGHGALKRLVCEGDQLREVD
- the cobD gene encoding threonine-phosphate decarboxylase CobD, which produces MLEHGGRLLRAVRHYGIAREHWLDLSSGIAPWSYPIPAIAQDAWARLPETEDGLEEAARQYYGVRQLLAVAGSQAAIQALPHLRAAGRVGVLSPCYAEHPHAWQRAGHTLVELDEAQVEDALDSLDVLLLVNPNNPTGRRFPRDQLLAWHTRLANRGGWLLVDEAFMDNTPEHSIVDCAECPGLIVLRSFGKFFGLAGVRLGFVAAETALLQQLADLLGPWTVSGPTRMIGQACFADIVAHQGQIERCARASQRLAAMLQSAGLAPSGGCDLFQYVRSERAAHLHDFLARRGILVRLFEQPPAVRLGLPASAADEQRLAQALADYQKDSA
- the cobT gene encoding nicotinate-nucleotide--dimethylbenzimidazole phosphoribosyltransferase gives rise to the protein MTQMWWRDACQPLDTAAMDQARARQQQLTKPTGSLGQLEGLAIRLAGLQGRERPTVEQVAITIFAGDHGVVEEGISAYPQAVTGQMLRNFVSGGAAISVLARQLEASLEVVDLGTVDPSLDLPGVRHLRLGAGTGNFARQAAMTDAQLAAALQAGRDSALRALERGAQLFIGGEMGIGNTTAAAALACTLMGCPARELSGPGTGLDSAGVRHKAEVIERALVLHGLRADEPLRALGHVGGFEIAALVGAYLACAQHGLAVLVDGFICSVAALVAVRLNPQCQPWLLFAHQGAEPGHKALLAALHAEPLLALGLRLGEGSGAALAVPLIRLACALHGQMATFAEAAVADRPA
- a CDS encoding adenosylcobinamide-GDP ribazoletransferase; the encoded protein is MLPFWIALQFLSSLPVRLPGMPTPNEMGRSLLFYPVVGLLFGLLLWLASHLLQGAPAPLHAALLLALWVLLSGALHLDGLADSADAWLGGFGDRERTLQIMKDPRSGPIAVVVLVLVLLLKFCALWVLVERGTGGWLVLAPVVGRAAMLGLFMGTPYVRKGGLGAALAEHLPRRAAGWVLLGSVLGCVVLGGSPGLWMLLLSLGVFLWLRRLMCKRLGGTTGDTAGAMVELLELAVLVGLALMV
- the cobU gene encoding bifunctional adenosylcobinamide kinase/adenosylcobinamide-phosphate guanylyltransferase, whose protein sequence is MRSLILGGARSGKSRLAEQLATDSRLPVTYIATSEPQDGEMSERVRLHRERRPTDWGLIEEPLALATVLRAEAAEGRCLLVDCLTLWLTNLLMLEDDQRLAQERDALLDCLEQLPGTIILVSNETGLGVVPMGELTRRYVDHSGLLHQAVAARCQRVVLTVAGLPLMLKGPAL
- a CDS encoding cobyric acid synthase — translated: MTTLMVQGTTSDAGKSTLVTALCRWLLRQGVAVVPFKPQNMALNSAVTADGGEIGRAQAVQAQACRLAPHTDMNPVLLKPNSDTGAQVIVHGRAVTSMNAVAYHDYKVIAMQAVLASHERLRQAYPVVMVEGAGSPAEINLRAGDIANMGFAEAVDCPVILIADINRGGVFAHLVGTLELLSPSEQARVKGFVINRFRGDIALLQPGLDWLEQRTGKPVLGVLPYVTDLHLEAEDAIDVRQAVKGERVLKVIVPVLPRISNHTDFDPLRLHPQVDLQFIGPGQPIPPADLIILPGSKSVRADLSQLRERGWDSAIARHLRYGGKLIGICGGLQMLGHEVHDPLGLEGAAGSSAGLGLLDYSTVLEAEKQLRNVAGTLGLEQAPVSGYEIHAGVTHGPGLEHPAVQLDDGRNDGAISADGQILATYLHGLFEGSQSCAALLRWAGLADAQAIDYEALRERDIERLADLVEQHLDTERLRQLCGVTADA